In Flavobacteriaceae bacterium, the following proteins share a genomic window:
- a CDS encoding DUF4407 domain-containing protein, with protein MLKRFFIICSGSDTDILEHCSKGEQNKYAGIGATVFFTALLAFIASSYALYTIFDNLLTSIVFGFVWGLLIFNLDRYIVSTIKKRDNIIDELLQASPRIILAIIIAIVISKPLELKIFEKEINQVLLEQKNELTLANKEQIALQYTPQIEALNTNITELETEISTKEAEVNALYDVYISEAEGTAGTNILGKGPVYKEKRDKHDAALAELQQLKTTNAEKILATENQIALLQAEYTDKVETSQPIIDGFDGLMARVNALGELPWLPSFFIFLLFLAIETSPIFAKLLSPKGEYDIKLIGSEEELATWSKQNAHQRSVLLNADNNLNDRVYGDIGDEEELYAYKKKMASDLLKLQADAFYKKQKRLL; from the coding sequence ATGTTAAAACGATTTTTTATTATATGTTCTGGATCAGATACTGATATTTTAGAACATTGTTCTAAAGGCGAACAAAATAAATATGCTGGTATTGGTGCTACTGTTTTTTTTACAGCACTCTTGGCTTTTATTGCATCTAGCTATGCCTTATACACCATTTTTGATAATCTTTTAACCTCAATCGTATTCGGATTTGTTTGGGGGTTACTTATTTTTAACCTTGATCGATACATTGTTTCTACAATTAAAAAACGAGACAATATAATTGATGAATTATTACAAGCTTCTCCTAGGATTATATTAGCAATTATTATTGCAATTGTTATTTCAAAACCTTTAGAGCTAAAGATTTTTGAGAAAGAGATCAATCAAGTATTATTAGAGCAAAAAAACGAACTCACACTTGCAAATAAGGAGCAAATTGCATTGCAATATACTCCACAAATTGAGGCACTTAATACAAATATTACTGAGCTTGAAACCGAAATTTCCACAAAAGAAGCTGAAGTTAATGCTTTATATGATGTTTATATTAGTGAAGCAGAAGGTACAGCTGGCACAAACATCTTAGGCAAAGGGCCTGTATATAAAGAAAAACGTGATAAACATGATGCTGCTTTAGCGGAATTACAACAACTCAAAACAACTAATGCAGAAAAGATATTAGCTACAGAAAATCAAATTGCATTATTACAAGCAGAATACACAGATAAAGTTGAAACTTCCCAACCTATAATTGATGGATTTGATGGTTTGATGGCCAGAGTAAATGCTTTAGGAGAACTACCATGGTTACCATCCTTTTTTATATTTTTACTATTTCTCGCTATCGAAACTTCTCCAATTTTCGCCAAGCTATTATCTCCAAAAGGTGAATACGACATAAAACTTATAGGAAGTGAAGAAGAATTAGCCACTTGGTCTAAACAAAATGCACATCAAAGAAGTGTTTTATTAAATGCAGACAATAATTTGAACGATCGCGTTTATGGGGATATTGGTGATGAAGAAGAATTGTATGCTTATAAAAAGAAAATGGCTAGTGATCTACTAAAATTACAAGCTGACGCTTTTTATAAAAAACAAAAAAGGTTGTTATAA
- a CDS encoding PhnA protein codes for MSLERELVKRSDSKCELCASTENLNIYQVLPKQGGGLNDNLYACNNCINQIDTLENIDVNHWRCLNDSMWSEHRAVQVIAWRMLNRLKVEGWPQDLLDMMYLDDDTLEWAKATGEGEDDTDKVIHRDVNGVVLQAGDSVVLIKDLKVKGSSMVAKQGTAVRRISLDHTNAEYIEGKVGPTQIVIITKYVKKI; via the coding sequence ATGAGTTTAGAAAGAGAGTTAGTAAAACGAAGTGATTCTAAATGTGAATTATGTGCTTCAACTGAAAATTTAAATATCTACCAGGTTTTACCAAAGCAAGGAGGTGGTTTGAATGATAATTTATATGCTTGTAATAATTGTATTAATCAGATAGATACTCTAGAGAATATCGATGTAAATCACTGGCGCTGTTTAAATGATAGTATGTGGAGTGAACATCGTGCGGTTCAAGTTATAGCTTGGCGTATGTTAAATCGTTTAAAAGTGGAAGGTTGGCCTCAAGATTTGTTAGATATGATGTATTTAGATGATGATACTTTAGAATGGGCTAAAGCCACAGGAGAAGGGGAAGACGATACAGATAAAGTTATACATCGTGATGTAAACGGTGTTGTACTACAAGCAGGAGATTCTGTAGTGTTAATTAAAGATTTAAAAGTAAAAGGATCAAGCATGGTTGCTAAACAAGGAACAGCTGTACGTCGTATCTCTTTAGATCATACAAACGCTGAATATATTGAAGGTAAAGTAGGGCCGACACAAATTGTAATCATTACCAAATACGTTAAGAAAATTTAA